GCCGTCGAGGGTGTCGGGGTTGCCGGCCCGGCCGATGGCGTGGATCCGGCCCTCGCGGATGCCGATGGACACCTTGCGGATGCCCTGCACGGCGTCGATGACGAGGACGTTGCTGATGACGACGTCGCAGGTCTCGCGGACGGCGGCGGCCTTGAGGTGGAGGCCGTCGCGGGCGGTCTTGCCGAATCCGGCGAGGAACTCGTCGCCGTGCTTCTGGGAGTCGGACTCGACGCGGACGACGAGCCCGGAGTCGCCCAGGACGACGCGGTCGCCGGCCCGGGGGCCGTGTACGGAGGCGTACTCGTACGGGTCCATCAGTTGCCCTCGATTCCCAGGTAGCCGCACGCCCGCGCCCTGCGCAGGGCTTCTTCCTTCGCGCCGGGCGCGTCCAGCGGGCCGTCGACCAGGCCCGCGAAGCCGATGGCGACGCGCGCGCCGCCGATCGGCACGAGGCCGACCTCGGCCTCGCCGCCCGGGTCGAAGCGGAAGGAGGCGCCGGCCGGGATGGCGAGCCGCATGCCGTAGGAGGCGGCCCGGTCGAAGTCGAGGCGGGGGTTGGCCTCGAAGAAGTGGAAGTGGGAGGTGACGCTCACGGGCACGGTCGCCGTGTTCCGTACGTGGACGGTGACCGCGGGCGCGGGCTCCGGGTGCTCGGGGCCGGGCAGCAGGGCGCCCGGCGCCTCCGCCCCCAGCCGTCCTCCGCCGATCGGGTCGGAGACGACCGCGAGCCGGGAACCGTCGTCGAAGACGGCCTCCACATGGACCTCGGTGACCACGTCGGCGACGCCGGGGAGGACGTCGTCGGGGCCGAGGACCGAGCGGGCCTGGGCGATCGCCTCGGCGAGTCGCTTGCCGTCGCGGGCCGCCTCGCAGACGGTGTCCGCGATGAGCGCGGTCGCCTCGGGGACATTGAGCCGCAGGCCCCGGGCCCGGCGGGCACGGGCGAGCTCGGCGGCGCCGAAGAGCAGCAGCCGGTCGCGTTCCGTGGGGGTCAGTCGCACGTCCGAAACACCTCCTGTTTGAGCGCCACTCTAAATGTTGAGACGCCGGGAGCCAAGCATTGACGTGGCCGACGACGTAAGTCACATTGAGCGTCACTCTAAAAGTGAGCCCGTTCCCGTCCCCCAGGCCCCCAGGAGTCCTCATGCCGATAGAACAGCGCGGAGTCGACACCGTCCCCGAGGCCGAACGCACCAGCGGCCCCCGTGATCTCTTCTCGATCCTGCTCGGCTCCAACCTGTGTCTGGGCGTGATCGTCTTCGGCTGGCTCCCCGTCTCCTTCGGCCTCGACCTCTGGGGCTCGGTCACCTCGGTGGTCGCCGGGACCGTCGTCGGCGTCGCCGTCACCGCCCCGCTCGCGCTCGTCTCCCTCCGTACCGCCACCAACCTCTCCACCTCCTCCGGCGCCTTCTTCGGCGTCCGCGGCCGGCTCGTCGGCTCGGTGGTCGGACTGCTGCTGTCGCTCGGCTACACCGCGCTGACGCTGTGGATCGGCGGGGACGTCATCGTGGGGACGCTGGCCCGGCTGACGGGCCTGCCGACCGGCGGCGCCTCGCACGCCGTCGTCTACGCCCTGCTCGCCGCCGGCACGGTCGTCGCCGCGGTCTACGGCTACCGGCTCCTGCTCGCGCTGAGCAAGGCCCTCGCGGTCGGCATGACCGTGCTCCTCGCGCTCGGCCTGGTCGCGTACGCCGGGGACTTCACGGCGGCCGCCGTACCGGAGACCCCGTACCTGCTCGGCTCGTTCTGGCCGACCTGGCTGCTCTCCGCGGTCGCCGCCGGGCTCAGCGGGCCCGTCGCCTTCATCACCCTGCTCGGCGACTACACCCGGTACGTCTCACCCGAACGGCACGGCGCGAAGAAGGTCTGGCGCGCCACCTGCCTCGGCCTGCTCGTCGGCCTCCTGATCCCCCAGCTCTTCGGCACGTTCACCGCTCTCGCGTCCCGCGGTGCCCTCGACTACGCGGGGCCGCTCGTCGCCGCCTCCCCCGCCTGGTACCTGGTGCCGCTGCTGCTCGCGGCCACGGCCGGGTCCGTCGGCAACGCCGGGCTGATGCTGTACTCGATGGGGCTCGACCTCGACGCGATCCTGCCCAGGGCCACCCGGGCGCGCGCCACACTCGTCGTCGCGGCGGTGGCGACGGCCTTCGTGTTCCTGGGCCACTTCGCCTCGGACGCCCAGACGGCGATGACCTCGTTCGTCCTGCTGCTCACCGCGATCGGCACCCCGTGGGCCGTGATCACCCTGATCGGGCACGCGCGCTGCGGGGGGACGTACGACCCGGAGGCCCTCCAGGTCTACAACCGCCGCTCGCGCGGCGGGATCTACTGGTTCTCGGCGGGCTGGCACCCGCGCGCCACCGCCTCCTGGGCGATCGGCGCGGCGGTCGGCCTGGCCGGGGTGTCGACGCCGCTCTACGAGGGGCCGCTGCTCGCCCTGACGGGCGGGATCGACTGCAGCTTCATGCTGTCGGGGCTGGTGGGCGGCGCGCTGTACGCCGTACTGACGCCGACGAGGGCCCCCGAGACGGTTCCTGCCGTCTCCGAGGCCCTCGCGGAAGTGGAGTAGCGACTAGCCGAGCTCGTGCATCCAGCCGTGGGCGTCCTCGGCCTTGCCGGTCTGGACGGCGAGCAGCGCGTCGCGCAGCTTCATCGTGACCTCGCCGGGCTCGCCGCCCGACTGCTGCCACTCGCCCCGCTCGGACTTGACCGTGCCGACCGGGGTGATCACGGCGGCGGTGCCGCAGGCGAAGACCTCGGTGAGGGTGCCGTTCGCGGAGTCGGCCTGCCACTGGTCGATGGAGACGCGGCCCTCCTCCGGCTTCAGACCGAGGTCCGCCGCCAGCTTGAGCAGCGAGTCACGGGTGATGCCGGCGAGGAGCGAACCGGTGAGGGTCGGGGTGACGAGCTTGTCGCCGTACACGAAGTACAGGTTCATGCCGCCGAGTTCCTCGACCCACTTGTGCTCCACGGCGTCGAGGTAGGCGACCTGGTCGCAGCCCTTCTCCGCCGCCTCGGCCTGCGCGAGCAGGGAGGCCGCGTAGTTGCCGCCGGTCTTGGCGTCGCCGACGCCGCCGGGGACGGCGCGGACGCGGTTCTCGGAGAGCCAGATGGAGACGGGCTTCACGCCACCGGGGAAGTACGGGCCGGCCGGCGAGGCGATGACGACGAAGAGGTACTCGTTGGCCGGGCGGACGCCCAGGCCCACCTCGGTCGCGATCATGAACGGGCGCAGGTAGAGCGAGGCCTCGCCGCCGTGCGCCGGAACCCACGCCTTGTCCTGCCGGACGAGCAGGTCACAGGCCTCGACGAACGTCTCGACGGGCAGCTCCGGCATGGCCAGACGGCGGGCGGAGGCCTGGAAGCGGCGGGCGTTGGCGTCCGGGCGGAAGCTGGCGACGGAGCCGTCGGGGCGGCGGTAGGCCTTCAGGCCCTCGAAGATCTCCTGCGCGTAGTGCAGGACGTTCGTCGCCGGGTCCAGGTGCAGCGGGCCGTACGGCACGAGCTGGCCGTCGTGCCAGCCTCGACCCTCGGTCCACCGGATGGTGACCATGTGGTCGGTGAAGTGGCGGCCGAATCCCGGGTTGGCCAGGATCGCCTCGCGCTCCGCGTCGGACAGCGGGCTGGAGGAGGGCTTGAGCTCGATCGTGGGCGTCGTCATGAGTGCGTGTCCTTCACCGGTTGTGTGTGTCGGACCGCGCTCACGCCTCAGTCATCGGCTGATGTCCATGACTGCTTGGACGTCCGAGCATGCCCGCATGCCGCGGCCCCACGTTCGATTATCGCTCGCGGGGACCGGTGGAGGAAACGGGTGAACGCGGTCCAGGGTTCGATGGTGGCACCCTTCGGCCGCACAGGTACAGCCGCCGGGTGCAGGTGCGACCCGGCGGCTGCTGTCAGATGTCAGTCGGCTGCGCGGGTCAGCTCGCTACTCGCGCGGCGAGCGCGTCGCCGATCTCGGCCGTCGTACGGACGGCAG
The sequence above is a segment of the Streptomyces sp. NBC_01255 genome. Coding sequences within it:
- the ureA gene encoding urease subunit gamma translates to MRLTPTERDRLLLFGAAELARARRARGLRLNVPEATALIADTVCEAARDGKRLAEAIAQARSVLGPDDVLPGVADVVTEVHVEAVFDDGSRLAVVSDPIGGGRLGAEAPGALLPGPEHPEPAPAVTVHVRNTATVPVSVTSHFHFFEANPRLDFDRAASYGMRLAIPAGASFRFDPGGEAEVGLVPIGGARVAIGFAGLVDGPLDAPGAKEEALRRARACGYLGIEGN
- a CDS encoding cytosine permease — translated: MPIEQRGVDTVPEAERTSGPRDLFSILLGSNLCLGVIVFGWLPVSFGLDLWGSVTSVVAGTVVGVAVTAPLALVSLRTATNLSTSSGAFFGVRGRLVGSVVGLLLSLGYTALTLWIGGDVIVGTLARLTGLPTGGASHAVVYALLAAGTVVAAVYGYRLLLALSKALAVGMTVLLALGLVAYAGDFTAAAVPETPYLLGSFWPTWLLSAVAAGLSGPVAFITLLGDYTRYVSPERHGAKKVWRATCLGLLVGLLIPQLFGTFTALASRGALDYAGPLVAASPAWYLVPLLLAATAGSVGNAGLMLYSMGLDLDAILPRATRARATLVVAAVATAFVFLGHFASDAQTAMTSFVLLLTAIGTPWAVITLIGHARCGGTYDPEALQVYNRRSRGGIYWFSAGWHPRATASWAIGAAVGLAGVSTPLYEGPLLALTGGIDCSFMLSGLVGGALYAVLTPTRAPETVPAVSEALAEVE
- a CDS encoding branched-chain amino acid aminotransferase, whose product is MTTPTIELKPSSSPLSDAEREAILANPGFGRHFTDHMVTIRWTEGRGWHDGQLVPYGPLHLDPATNVLHYAQEIFEGLKAYRRPDGSVASFRPDANARRFQASARRLAMPELPVETFVEACDLLVRQDKAWVPAHGGEASLYLRPFMIATEVGLGVRPANEYLFVVIASPAGPYFPGGVKPVSIWLSENRVRAVPGGVGDAKTGGNYAASLLAQAEAAEKGCDQVAYLDAVEHKWVEELGGMNLYFVYGDKLVTPTLTGSLLAGITRDSLLKLAADLGLKPEEGRVSIDQWQADSANGTLTEVFACGTAAVITPVGTVKSERGEWQQSGGEPGEVTMKLRDALLAVQTGKAEDAHGWMHELG